Sequence from the Mesorhizobium sp. PAMC28654 genome:
GACCCTGACCGCGCCGTTGCTGCTCGCACCGGGCTTGGAACAGCAGACGCCCCATGAAACGTTTCGCGTCGTCGAGACGGACGATCACTTTCGGCTGCAGGCCAATGTTGGCGGCGATTGGCGCACACTCTACCGCTTCGACATGCAGCCGCAGCATGAGATCGATTATTCGGTCGCCAACTATTTCCTGTCGACCCATCCAACCTCGCATTTCCTGTCCACCATCGTCGCGGCACGCGCGTTGCCCGACCGGCGTTACGCGCTTCGTGGCAACCGGCTGTCGATCCATCATCTTGGTGGCCGCACCGAGCAGAAGGAGATGGCGACAGCGGCCGAGCTGACGGAGACGCTGGAGCATCTGCTCGAAATCATCATCCCAGACCGTGCGGCCTTCCAGGCCAAGCTACGGCAGAAGAAAATCGTGGAGTCCTAGACAATGGCCGCTCTCTCAGTTCTCGACCTGTCACCAATCGTCGAAGGCAGCGATGCCTCACGGTCGCTGGCCAATTCGCTCGATCTCGCCCGCCATGCCGAGCGGCTGGGCTACAAGCGCTACTGGCTG
This genomic interval carries:
- a CDS encoding arylamine N-acetyltransferase family protein, with translation MTDAVFDIDAYFARIGHTVGSDASLETLQALHQRHPQAIPFENVDPFLGQPVRLDLASLQKKIIADHRGGYCFEHNLIFMHALKALGFEVSGLAARVLWGQPEDAVTTRSHMLLRVELGGRTHIADVGFGGMTLTAPLLLAPGLEQQTPHETFRVVETDDHFRLQANVGGDWRTLYRFDMQPQHEIDYSVANYFLSTHPTSHFLSTIVAARALPDRRYALRGNRLSIHHLGGRTEQKEMATAAELTETLEHLLEIIIPDRAAFQAKLRQKKIVES